In the genome of Hyphobacterium sp. CCMP332, one region contains:
- a CDS encoding M28 family peptidase, with protein sequence MQKYLLLVLVSIIFLTSCQKAEEKQDPVNLINSEGILEHITMLASDDFLGRMPFTEGETKTLNYLETQFLNMGLKPGNGDSYFQEVPMVELNATLNGEMVIKGENGEIALSPGSEYVALSRQVKEQIELNEAELIFAGYGIDAPEYDWNDYESLDVEGKIVIVRVNDPGFGTEDSLFFKGNTMTYYGRWTYKYEEAARKGAAGVIVIHQTIPAGYPWGVVEGGWSGPQLNLENEEGNMDRCPVEGWISFDSFKKIVELSGKELSMLDEAKKPGFKAIPLGVNASLGFKNSIKDRGSKNVIATYPGTEKADEHIILTAHWDHLGIGKVVSGDSIYNGAVDNASGTACLLEIAKAFSVGKIETRRSVTFLAVTAEEQGLLGSAWYSANPVIEPNKTIANINMDALNPNGPMSDLTVVGSGQSELEDLALPFVEAQGRYMAPDHEPGKGYFFRSDHFNFAKIGVPAFYAKGGYDHMEKGAEYAEEARMDYLTNQYHKPQDEVDTSSIDLRGMVQDAQLFFMMTKKLAQEDIYPEWKEGSEFKAIREESLNN encoded by the coding sequence ATGCAAAAATATCTTCTATTAGTCCTTGTTTCAATAATTTTCTTAACATCCTGTCAAAAAGCAGAAGAAAAACAAGATCCTGTCAATTTGATAAATTCCGAAGGCATTCTTGAACATATCACAATGCTTGCTTCGGATGATTTTCTGGGACGTATGCCTTTTACTGAAGGCGAAACCAAAACACTCAACTATCTTGAAACCCAATTTCTAAATATGGGCTTAAAACCCGGAAATGGAGATTCTTATTTTCAGGAAGTCCCGATGGTGGAATTAAATGCCACTCTCAATGGCGAAATGGTCATCAAAGGGGAAAATGGAGAAATTGCCTTAAGTCCCGGAAGTGAATACGTCGCACTGAGCCGTCAGGTCAAAGAGCAAATTGAACTCAATGAAGCGGAATTGATCTTTGCGGGGTATGGCATTGATGCGCCCGAATACGATTGGAATGATTATGAAAGCTTGGATGTCGAAGGTAAAATTGTAATCGTCAGAGTAAATGATCCGGGTTTTGGAACAGAAGACAGTCTGTTTTTTAAAGGCAATACAATGACCTATTACGGGCGTTGGACATATAAATATGAAGAAGCCGCCAGAAAAGGTGCAGCCGGTGTTATTGTAATTCATCAAACCATTCCTGCAGGATATCCCTGGGGTGTAGTTGAAGGGGGCTGGTCAGGGCCTCAGTTAAATCTTGAAAATGAAGAGGGCAATATGGACCGCTGTCCGGTAGAAGGCTGGATTTCCTTTGATAGCTTTAAGAAGATAGTAGAATTATCAGGCAAAGAATTATCTATGCTTGACGAAGCAAAAAAACCAGGATTTAAGGCAATCCCATTGGGCGTAAATGCAAGTCTGGGATTTAAAAACAGCATTAAAGATCGAGGTTCAAAAAATGTTATAGCCACCTATCCAGGTACTGAAAAAGCAGATGAACATATTATTTTGACCGCACATTGGGATCATCTTGGAATTGGCAAAGTTGTAAGCGGTGATTCCATTTATAACGGCGCTGTAGATAATGCTTCGGGCACTGCCTGTTTGCTGGAAATAGCAAAAGCATTTAGCGTAGGAAAAATTGAAACCAGGCGCTCAGTGACATTTTTGGCAGTGACGGCGGAAGAACAGGGATTATTGGGATCGGCCTGGTATTCAGCCAATCCGGTAATAGAACCAAATAAAACCATTGCCAATATTAATATGGATGCGCTTAATCCTAATGGCCCCATGAGCGATTTAACAGTAGTGGGCTCGGGTCAATCCGAGTTGGAAGATTTGGCCTTGCCTTTTGTGGAAGCGCAGGGAAGATACATGGCTCCGGATCACGAACCGGGTAAAGGATACTTTTTTCGTTCAGACCATTTTAATTTTGCCAAAATTGGTGTGCCTGCCTTTTATGCCAAAGGAGGTTATGACCATATGGAAAAAGGAGCAGAATATGCTGAGGAAGCAAGAATGGACTATTTAACCAATCAATATCATAAGCCACAGGATGAAGTGGATACCTCCAGTATTGATCTGCGTGGAATGGTGCAAGATGCACAACTATTTTTTATGATGACCAAAAAACTAGCACAAGAAGACATTTATCCCGAGTGGAAAGAAGGAAGTGAGTTTAAGGCAATAAGGGAAGAAAGTTTAAATAATTAG
- a CDS encoding SDR family oxidoreductase has protein sequence MDLKLNDKIIVVSGASKGIGKACTELFLEEGAKVIAIARDTSAIQQTDRLIPFCIDVSQKEEIEKFKSLISTRFPIIDVLINNVGSNIRKETLAYDDEDFNRLMNVNIKSAYNLSRVLFPMIKNSGGGSVINVSSVASKRSFKTSTLVYAMTKAAMNQMTEFLAMEWGQYNIRVNAILPWYINTALVKSVLEDPKKLKSIEEKTPLGRVGEPQEVANVIAFLASEKSSYVSGALIPVDGGFLTN, from the coding sequence ATGGATTTAAAATTAAATGATAAGATCATTGTAGTAAGCGGGGCGAGCAAGGGCATTGGCAAAGCATGTACAGAATTATTTTTGGAGGAAGGCGCCAAAGTAATAGCCATTGCCAGAGATACCTCGGCGATTCAGCAAACAGATCGATTAATTCCTTTTTGTATAGATGTTTCCCAAAAAGAAGAAATAGAGAAGTTCAAGTCATTAATCAGCACTAGATTTCCCATAATAGATGTTTTGATCAATAATGTCGGCAGCAATATTCGAAAAGAAACTCTGGCTTATGATGATGAGGATTTTAATCGCCTTATGAATGTAAATATTAAAAGCGCCTATAATTTATCAAGGGTATTGTTTCCAATGATAAAGAATAGTGGGGGTGGAAGTGTTATCAACGTGAGTTCGGTGGCAAGCAAAAGAAGTTTTAAAACTTCTACCTTGGTTTATGCCATGACTAAAGCAGCGATGAATCAAATGACTGAATTTCTTGCCATGGAATGGGGCCAATACAATATCAGGGTCAATGCAATTTTGCCCTGGTATATCAATACAGCTTTGGTTAAATCGGTTTTAGAGGATCCCAAAAAACTCAAAAGCATTGAAGAAAAAACGCCCTTGGGTAGGGTAGGTGAACCGCAAGAAGTAGCTAATGTAATTGCCTTTCTAGCTTCAGAAAAATCATCTTATGTCAGTGGGGCTTTGATTCCGGTGGATGGAGGATTCTTAACTAATTAA
- a CDS encoding ABC transporter permease, whose product MLRNYFKIALRYFIKERVYAILNILGLSIGLSVGFVSFLYLRHELSYDRFHEKSDQIYRIHQKFNDGGTTARCSYPIGPTLVDEYSQITNQVRFMTGEIRLRVGEGQFIEQFLIADSTFLDIFDVEWVGPENRSALKEVNDVLITDKLAERFFGNEDPIGKIIRIDAVDNAPVVVRGIIKEYPSYSHMKFGILGNMKLAEFISNFENEWNNPVVWTYVTIPNKESAQEFIDNRLESFVAKFFPPDIGKGAWLPVVPLTSIHLESHDYIELSSNSSYEYLYGIFGIGMLILILAAVNYMNLTSARALNRLKEIGMRKVVGARRLDIIYQFLFEALLIAIAAMIISIVLIYFYVQGINSFAYIDLQFRPLENFMPVLELMAFTLFVTLFSGIYPAVLLSSFPIVSIIKGEFHGQIKNTWVRRIMVTFQFAIVALFLLSIFTINRQINFVLDKELGYDKTRVASFRYSDKMFENETGVKAFIANLESHPNIESVSKCWGLPGGVYTGYNHMKINYEGQPKDEMMGIGAMHGDSKYMATVGLELVEGRNLDDLRQSDSTSVLVNETLVRQFGWEGDAIGKEINYLGNRKTKVIGVVKDFHFESLHTPIKPMSIRLTDDYFNFAVKVGPDELSKTLDFIREEWMKYGDEWPLEIVLMEEGLRMQYEAEEKILQVFQWMTLIAVVLAVIGLLSQVSFTAEKKVKEIGIRKVLGATLGQLFMILSKETLIEILIAAMIAFPLGFLLLSRWLSDFAYRIDMEWYMFLITLVSVVLVTALSISYTVVRAALSNPVDSLRSE is encoded by the coding sequence ATGCTTAGGAATTACTTCAAAATTGCCCTTCGGTATTTTATCAAGGAAAGAGTTTACGCTATTTTAAATATTTTAGGACTCTCGATTGGTTTGAGTGTTGGATTTGTCTCTTTTCTTTATTTACGCCATGAACTCTCTTATGACCGATTCCACGAAAAATCAGATCAGATTTATCGCATACATCAAAAATTTAATGATGGCGGCACTACAGCGCGCTGCTCTTATCCCATTGGGCCAACATTGGTAGATGAGTATTCGCAAATCACCAATCAGGTGCGCTTTATGACCGGAGAAATCCGACTTCGCGTTGGTGAGGGCCAATTCATAGAACAGTTTTTGATCGCGGACTCCACCTTCCTTGATATATTCGATGTGGAATGGGTCGGGCCTGAGAACCGATCAGCACTTAAAGAGGTCAATGATGTCCTGATTACAGACAAACTCGCGGAACGTTTTTTTGGTAATGAAGACCCAATTGGCAAGATCATTCGAATCGATGCGGTGGATAATGCACCCGTCGTAGTTAGGGGAATCATTAAGGAATATCCATCTTATTCCCATATGAAGTTTGGCATTTTGGGAAATATGAAACTGGCCGAATTTATTTCCAATTTTGAAAATGAATGGAATAACCCTGTCGTCTGGACCTATGTCACTATTCCAAACAAGGAATCGGCACAGGAATTCATTGACAATCGTCTTGAATCTTTTGTTGCTAAGTTTTTCCCACCTGATATAGGAAAAGGCGCCTGGTTGCCGGTAGTACCGCTTACAAGCATTCACCTCGAATCCCACGATTACATCGAATTAAGCAGTAATTCTAGTTATGAATATCTCTATGGTATTTTCGGAATTGGCATGCTGATACTCATCCTCGCTGCTGTTAATTACATGAATCTGACTTCAGCAAGAGCTTTGAATCGACTTAAGGAAATAGGCATGCGCAAAGTGGTCGGCGCCAGAAGACTCGATATTATCTATCAATTCCTTTTTGAAGCTTTGTTGATTGCCATTGCGGCAATGATCATATCCATTGTTCTGATCTATTTCTACGTGCAGGGAATTAATAGCTTTGCTTATATCGACCTGCAATTCCGGCCACTTGAAAATTTTATGCCGGTTCTGGAATTGATGGCCTTTACTTTATTTGTGACTCTTTTTTCAGGGATTTATCCTGCTGTCCTCTTATCCTCATTCCCTATAGTTTCCATTATTAAGGGAGAATTTCACGGACAGATCAAGAATACCTGGGTGCGGCGCATCATGGTTACCTTCCAGTTTGCTATTGTGGCTCTGTTCCTTCTCAGCATTTTTACAATCAACCGGCAGATAAATTTTGTACTCGACAAGGAATTAGGCTATGATAAAACACGTGTTGCCTCATTCCGCTACAGCGATAAAATGTTCGAGAATGAAACCGGTGTCAAAGCTTTTATAGCTAACCTGGAATCGCACCCAAATATTGAGTCCGTTTCAAAATGTTGGGGGCTTCCCGGTGGTGTTTATACCGGCTATAATCACATGAAAATCAATTACGAAGGTCAGCCAAAGGATGAAATGATGGGTATCGGTGCAATGCACGGTGATTCCAAATACATGGCTACGGTCGGGCTTGAGTTGGTTGAAGGAAGAAATCTGGATGATCTGAGACAATCAGACAGCACATCGGTTCTGGTTAATGAAACCCTGGTCAGGCAATTCGGTTGGGAAGGTGATGCAATTGGGAAGGAAATCAATTACCTGGGGAACAGAAAAACCAAAGTTATTGGCGTGGTTAAAGATTTTCACTTTGAATCATTACATACACCAATCAAGCCTATGTCGATTCGATTGACTGATGACTATTTCAATTTTGCCGTAAAAGTTGGACCGGATGAATTGAGTAAGACACTTGATTTCATTAGGGAAGAATGGATGAAATACGGCGATGAATGGCCATTGGAAATTGTATTGATGGAAGAAGGGTTAAGGATGCAGTATGAAGCAGAGGAGAAAATTCTTCAGGTGTTCCAGTGGATGACGCTAATAGCTGTCGTACTGGCTGTTATTGGACTATTAAGTCAGGTCTCCTTTACGGCGGAAAAGAAAGTAAAGGAAATCGGAATCAGGAAAGTATTAGGTGCTACGCTCGGTCAATTATTCATGATTCTGAGTAAAGAAACACTGATCGAAATTCTGATTGCAGCCATGATTGCATTTCCGCTTGGATTTCTCCTACTAAGTCGGTGGCTCAGCGACTTCGCTTACCGCATCGATATGGAATGGTACATGTTTCTTATCACATTGGTATCGGTCGTGCTTGTTACTGCCTTGAGTATCAGTTATACAGTTGTAAGAGCAGCTCTAAGCAATCCTGTCGACTCTTTGCGCAGTGAATAA
- a CDS encoding PD40 domain-containing protein, with product MNLFFNFLITIVISLLIACTDNPKNGTIEEEKPSFKIVYNVHAPDSINDDNYEIISMEIDGSDKMNITNLPGVEWTYMCCASKVYFISDKDTSHRTYFLYSMNADGSDKKQISAISLRDSWMSARNNCSEIIVSPRWSIDTAFYIINSEGELIRKIKPDFPYFSDPAFSPDGSQIAFRAGKTTSKKIPGFDEAIYTLDDNGNNLKRLTSYPESDTTAPWYAYKTGPPKWHPNGEFISFQSFQNGKYRLFSVSVEGGEPKELITSDKSIGWHDWSPDGKYLAIEMFDNEGTQFNIGLMDWETKELQLLSDNEYKYQQAPVFVMIN from the coding sequence TTGAATCTATTTTTTAATTTCCTTATAACAATCGTTATAAGTCTTCTAATTGCCTGCACTGATAATCCTAAAAATGGAACCATTGAGGAGGAAAAGCCATCCTTTAAGATTGTTTACAATGTCCATGCTCCTGATTCTATCAATGATGATAATTATGAAATAATTTCGATGGAAATAGACGGTAGTGATAAAATGAACATTACAAATTTACCAGGGGTAGAATGGACCTATATGTGTTGTGCATCAAAGGTTTATTTCATCAGCGATAAAGACACAAGCCACAGAACCTATTTTTTATATAGCATGAATGCTGATGGCTCTGATAAAAAGCAAATAAGCGCTATTTCCTTAAGAGACAGTTGGATGTCAGCAAGAAATAACTGTTCCGAAATAATTGTTTCGCCAAGATGGAGCATTGATACGGCTTTCTATATTATAAACTCCGAAGGAGAACTGATCCGAAAAATTAAACCTGATTTTCCTTATTTCAGCGACCCGGCTTTTTCTCCGGATGGTTCACAGATTGCATTCAGGGCCGGAAAAACAACATCAAAGAAAATTCCGGGTTTTGACGAGGCCATTTATACTCTTGATGATAATGGAAATAATTTAAAAAGATTGACCTCTTACCCCGAATCAGACACAACTGCCCCCTGGTATGCATACAAGACGGGCCCACCAAAATGGCATCCAAATGGAGAATTTATATCCTTTCAATCTTTTCAAAATGGAAAATATCGACTATTTTCTGTGTCTGTCGAGGGCGGTGAACCAAAGGAGCTAATTACAAGTGATAAGTCAATTGGATGGCACGACTGGAGTCCTGATGGCAAATATTTGGCCATAGAAATGTTTGATAATGAGGGTACTCAATTTAACATTGGATTGATGGACTGGGAGACAAAAGAATTGCAATTATTATCCGACAATGAATACAAATACCAACAAGCTCCGGTATTTGTGATGATAAATTAA
- a CDS encoding mechanosensitive ion channel: MKTILIQFAFFWLLLFPNLVLAQVDSINNRQSDSLLFERQAKTNLLLSSADSLRINDSIEQAALLEALSQVRQRDLKKKAELQAKLDSLKIEQSAREERIKEQVDSLKSNTPGIPVIIFNDTVFYIFSKLGPFKPSDRAASIQQKIEFLVDEQIYDPDKIRVFKGEESNDVFHDEMILLSVTDRDAFWLNMSRNSAAELHVLEIKESIEAYKKRTSLLQILKRIGLLILVIIGFVLGIRYLNKGFNWLNIWILRKSDTYLNGIKIRNYELLSQDRQKQVAIFILNVIKWIVIVFLIYLALPILFSIFPTTKGIAVTLIGYVINPLKEIVIALVEYIPELITIAVISFVFHNLVRLLHFLASEIESGKLIIPGFYADWAKSTFNILRIIIYAFAFIVIFPYLPGSDSPVFQGVSVFLGVLFSLGSSSAIGNIIAGLVITYMRAFKIGDRVKIGETTGDVIEKSMLVTRLRTIKNEEVTIPNSAILNGSTINFSTSAERMGLILNTGVTIGYDVPWRQVHELLINAALKTTGIEKEPIPFVFQTSLDDFYVSYQINSYTHYPGASAKIYSELHSHIQDGFKEAGIEILSPHYRAARDGNAITIPPDYTNKPIKDNTEDKKQE; encoded by the coding sequence ATGAAAACGATTCTAATTCAATTCGCATTTTTCTGGTTGTTACTCTTTCCAAATTTGGTCTTAGCCCAGGTGGATAGCATTAATAATCGACAGAGTGATAGTCTGTTGTTTGAAAGACAGGCCAAAACTAATTTATTATTGAGTTCTGCAGATTCATTGCGAATAAATGACAGTATTGAACAAGCGGCTTTACTAGAAGCTCTTAGTCAGGTACGTCAAAGAGATCTTAAAAAAAAGGCCGAGTTACAGGCAAAACTTGATTCATTAAAAATTGAGCAATCAGCTAGAGAAGAAAGAATTAAGGAACAAGTAGATTCTTTAAAATCCAATACACCTGGCATTCCTGTTATAATTTTCAACGATACCGTATTTTATATTTTTTCCAAACTGGGTCCTTTTAAACCAAGTGACAGGGCAGCAAGTATTCAGCAGAAAATTGAATTTTTGGTCGATGAACAAATCTATGATCCTGATAAAATAAGAGTATTTAAAGGAGAAGAAAGCAACGATGTATTTCACGATGAAATGATCCTACTTTCTGTAACGGACAGAGATGCTTTCTGGCTCAATATGAGTAGAAATTCTGCTGCAGAACTGCACGTATTAGAAATAAAGGAATCCATTGAAGCCTATAAAAAAAGAACAAGCCTATTACAAATACTCAAGCGAATTGGACTACTGATTCTAGTAATCATAGGTTTTGTGCTCGGAATCCGCTATTTGAATAAGGGTTTTAATTGGTTGAATATTTGGATTCTGAGAAAAAGCGATACTTATCTCAACGGCATCAAGATCAGAAACTATGAACTCCTTTCCCAGGACCGACAGAAGCAGGTAGCCATATTTATCCTCAATGTGATAAAATGGATTGTTATCGTCTTTCTTATTTACCTTGCCCTGCCAATTCTTTTTTCAATATTTCCTACAACAAAAGGAATAGCTGTTACTCTTATCGGATATGTAATCAATCCGCTAAAGGAAATTGTGATTGCATTGGTGGAATACATACCCGAATTAATAACCATAGCTGTAATATCTTTTGTATTTCACAATCTTGTTAGACTGTTGCATTTTCTTGCGTCTGAAATTGAAAGCGGTAAACTTATCATTCCTGGTTTTTATGCCGATTGGGCCAAATCCACATTCAATATTCTTAGGATAATAATTTATGCCTTTGCATTTATTGTTATATTCCCATATCTGCCGGGAAGTGATTCACCGGTATTCCAAGGTGTTAGTGTATTTCTTGGTGTGCTTTTCTCCTTAGGCTCTTCTTCTGCAATAGGCAATATTATCGCAGGTCTTGTAATTACCTATATGCGTGCTTTCAAAATAGGCGACCGTGTGAAAATTGGCGAAACAACCGGTGACGTCATTGAAAAATCCATGCTGGTCACAAGGTTGAGAACCATTAAAAATGAAGAAGTGACCATTCCCAATTCGGCTATTCTCAATGGAAGCACAATTAATTTCAGTACAAGTGCTGAGCGAATGGGACTAATTCTAAATACCGGAGTGACCATAGGCTATGATGTGCCATGGCGTCAGGTGCATGAATTACTCATTAATGCTGCATTAAAAACAACAGGCATAGAAAAAGAACCTATTCCCTTTGTTTTTCAAACTAGCCTTGATGATTTCTATGTGAGCTATCAAATAAACTCTTATACACATTATCCCGGTGCAAGCGCCAAAATTTACTCTGAATTGCACAGTCATATTCAGGATGGTTTCAAGGAAGCGGGAATTGAAATATTGTCACCGCATTATCGGGCTGCAAGGGATGGAAATGCGATCACAATTCCACCTGATTACACAAACAAACCAATAAAAGACAATACGGAAGACAAAAAACAGGAATAA
- a CDS encoding Brp/Blh family beta-carotene 15,15'-dioxygenase — protein sequence MRFLYKIIVLFLGIIIYRIFPEFDLYLAFALIFIFGIPHGATDHILHNLIDENKMNPKPKPTFLMYYLGIILSYAVLWYFFPGFSLFVFIVISAFHFGETQLHRLESNNWIKILNYIFWGSSLLLLIFEPHLSEVQTIISPHLLDVGSMNWVISNYYYLLYGFLIGSFVFLISEGIKTLLVQLTELIILYLIANFTSLILAFALFFAFWHSRDATYDQITKIRKYAINFNFKEWLKLASPYSLISILGIVLIIVFSLYIDLKIPTITLFFVLVALITLPHVFVMSVFYRKTK from the coding sequence ATGCGATTTCTATATAAAATTATTGTACTTTTTCTGGGAATCATTATCTACCGCATTTTCCCTGAATTCGACTTATACCTTGCCTTTGCCCTCATATTCATTTTTGGCATACCACATGGAGCCACAGATCATATTTTGCATAATCTGATCGACGAAAATAAGATGAACCCTAAACCCAAACCCACATTTCTAATGTACTATTTGGGGATAATATTATCATATGCCGTTTTATGGTATTTTTTTCCCGGCTTCTCGCTATTTGTCTTTATTGTAATATCAGCTTTTCACTTTGGAGAGACCCAACTGCACCGGTTAGAGAGTAATAATTGGATTAAAATCTTAAATTATATTTTCTGGGGCTCAAGTCTGTTGCTTCTCATTTTTGAACCTCACTTATCAGAAGTTCAAACCATAATTTCCCCGCACCTACTTGATGTCGGGAGCATGAATTGGGTTATTTCAAATTATTATTATTTGCTTTACGGATTTCTTATTGGAAGTTTTGTTTTTCTAATAAGTGAAGGTATAAAAACCCTTTTGGTGCAATTAACAGAGCTAATAATACTTTACCTAATTGCTAATTTCACTTCCCTGATATTGGCTTTTGCCCTGTTTTTTGCCTTTTGGCATAGTCGTGATGCCACTTATGATCAAATCACAAAAATTCGGAAATATGCAATTAATTTCAACTTTAAAGAATGGTTGAAACTAGCTTCCCCATACTCTCTCATTAGTATTCTTGGTATTGTCTTGATAATCGTATTTTCTCTTTACATAGATTTAAAAATACCAACAATTACTTTGTTTTTCGTTTTAGTAGCACTGATTACTTTACCGCATGTTTTTGTAATGTCTGTTTTTTACAGAAAAACAAAGTAA
- a CDS encoding alpha/beta hydrolase: MNKIFKFGGAFLLFFVLFYFAGPKPESPKLDPKLKELQVPIKDIESYVNKHEAENNHMKAGNEAKIIWAKEAGRKTKYSILYLHGFSASQQEGDPIHRKFARRYGANLFLARLHRHGLKAEHALKGLTVENYIESAKKAVNIARALGDSVIIMSTSTGSSLALYLAAHNPEIKGLICYSPNIRVNDPSAFLLNNPWGEQIAKMILGSDTYHWKGNDSIQAYWSTTYPVKALVTMQHLLENTMTSEVFKQVKQPVFMGYYYKSQKEQDNVVSVDAALRMFDELGSAKENKVKIPFPLAGHHVIASRHQSKDLKSIEKETYKFAESILGLTPQYEY, translated from the coding sequence ATGAATAAGATTTTTAAATTCGGAGGTGCTTTCCTCCTTTTTTTTGTCCTGTTTTATTTTGCAGGCCCGAAACCTGAAAGCCCCAAGCTCGATCCCAAACTCAAAGAACTTCAGGTTCCTATCAAAGACATCGAATCTTACGTTAATAAACACGAAGCAGAAAATAATCATATGAAGGCAGGCAATGAGGCCAAAATAATATGGGCAAAAGAAGCAGGTCGAAAAACAAAATATTCAATTCTTTATTTGCACGGCTTTTCTGCAAGTCAGCAGGAAGGAGACCCCATTCACAGAAAGTTTGCAAGGAGATATGGTGCTAACCTGTTTTTAGCAAGACTACATAGACATGGATTAAAAGCAGAACATGCTTTAAAAGGATTGACGGTAGAAAACTATATTGAATCAGCAAAAAAAGCGGTCAATATTGCCAGAGCGCTTGGCGATTCAGTCATTATTATGTCAACTTCTACAGGAAGCAGCCTTGCCCTTTATCTGGCAGCACATAATCCGGAAATTAAAGGTTTGATCTGCTACTCTCCTAATATCAGAGTCAATGATCCCAGTGCATTTTTATTAAATAATCCCTGGGGAGAACAAATTGCAAAAATGATTTTGGGGAGCGACACTTATCACTGGAAGGGCAATGATAGCATTCAAGCTTATTGGAGTACCACCTACCCGGTAAAAGCCTTGGTCACTATGCAACACCTTCTTGAAAATACAATGACATCAGAGGTTTTTAAACAAGTAAAGCAACCTGTATTTATGGGCTATTATTATAAATCCCAAAAAGAACAGGATAATGTGGTGAGCGTGGATGCCGCACTCAGGATGTTTGATGAGCTGGGATCTGCTAAAGAAAACAAAGTAAAAATTCCATTTCCTTTGGCAGGACATCATGTCATTGCATCCAGGCATCAATCCAAAGACTTAAAATCAATTGAAAAGGAAACTTATAAATTTGCTGAAAGTATTTTGGGATTAACTCCGCAATATGAATATTAA
- a CDS encoding DUF4421 family protein: MNINSIVIVFLLLLINLEKSYSIIIQEEDTASNIVTYHDDLNLKFILNTKYNDFIIDNEILPGRIHWKTNDNNNIGIGGNYKWFGLNLLFNIPALNNDDEIYGNTTSFNLIGNIYTKKIGLDLFLQSTRGFYLESPETWNPGWTPEQIYPHNSGLNFESLGANFLYVYDADKYSLRSNFILNERQLESAGSAILGSYFNIFSLSTDTSFIPFAPDTAAEYALDIREANYANLGAFIGYSHTFIIEDYFFISLTGALGVAIQGSNITTDNELYNNEDQQNINGKFHLRAALGYSNDIFFSSLSLIADNNRLGQSLNYNFGYARLTFGYRIKLKKKA, translated from the coding sequence ATGAATATTAATTCAATTGTCATTGTGTTCTTATTACTTTTAATAAACCTGGAGAAGTCCTATTCAATTATTATTCAGGAAGAAGATACAGCATCAAATATTGTCACTTATCACGATGACCTGAATTTGAAATTCATTTTAAATACTAAGTACAATGATTTCATAATTGATAATGAAATTCTTCCGGGAAGGATTCATTGGAAAACCAATGATAACAATAACATTGGAATTGGCGGCAATTATAAATGGTTTGGATTAAACCTCTTATTCAACATACCGGCATTAAATAACGACGATGAAATATATGGGAATACAACAAGTTTTAATTTGATTGGGAATATATACACTAAAAAAATAGGCCTGGATTTATTTCTACAAAGCACCAGAGGTTTTTATTTGGAAAGTCCCGAGACCTGGAATCCGGGCTGGACACCGGAACAAATTTATCCCCATAATTCAGGACTTAATTTTGAGAGTCTTGGGGCCAATTTTCTTTATGTCTATGATGCTGATAAATACTCTCTTAGATCTAATTTTATTTTAAATGAAAGACAATTGGAAAGTGCGGGTTCAGCCATACTCGGTTCCTATTTTAATATTTTTTCACTGAGCACAGATACTTCATTTATCCCCTTTGCGCCGGATACAGCCGCAGAATATGCCCTCGATATTCGGGAAGCCAATTATGCCAATTTAGGTGCATTTATTGGTTACTCACATACTTTTATCATTGAGGATTATTTCTTCATTTCTCTTACCGGAGCTTTAGGTGTAGCAATCCAGGGGTCCAATATCACCACAGATAATGAGTTGTATAACAATGAGGATCAGCAAAATATTAATGGAAAATTTCACCTGCGCGCTGCTTTGGGCTATTCCAATGACATTTTCTTCAGTTCCTTATCCTTAATTGCCGATAATAACAGATTGGGGCAAAGCTTGAATTACAATTTTGGATATGCGCGACTGACTTTCGGCTACAGAATTAAACTAAAAAAGAAGGCCTGA